One Schistocerca cancellata isolate TAMUIC-IGC-003103 chromosome 1, iqSchCanc2.1, whole genome shotgun sequence genomic region harbors:
- the LOC126162629 gene encoding centrosomal protein of 19 kDa-like — protein sequence MLPVEQCFPIKFGLRLSPAALLVIYEAGSGTGKIRKRIMPVRNLKPNSKISYVAKELILRHDILEKICHIKLEKMLRLLQEYIKCNDLHESLVIVRKEYDINPDEDFNALERDELIRKKEIMDEIFNKHRISPGDPGFIYDKRVDFEKGTTKVKSEWDSDGGSDDADGFWN from the coding sequence ATGCTGCCCGTGGAACAATGTTTTCCCATAAAATTTGGTTTAAGGCTTTCGCCTGCAGCTCTCCTTGTGATATATGAAGCTGGCAGTGGAACTGGTAAAATCAGGAAAAGGATAATGCCAGTAAGAAACTTAAAACCAAATTCAAAAATAAGTTACGTTGCGAAGGAGTTGATACTGCGTCATGACATTTTGGAAAAAATTTGTCATATCAAGCTTGAAAAGATGCTGAGGTTGTTGCAAGAATACATAAAATGCAACGACCTGCACGAATCATTGGTAATTGTGAGAAAAGAATACGATATTAATCCAGACGAAGATTTCAATGCGTTGGAAAGGGATGAACTTATCCGAAAGAAAGAAATAATGGACGAGATATTTAATAAACACCGTATTTCACCAGGTGatcctggattcatttatgataagaGAGTAGATTTTGAAAAAGGAACTACGAAAGTGAAATCTGAGTGGGACAGTGACGGTGGTAGTGATGATGCTGATGGCTTCTGGAATTAA